In Patagioenas fasciata isolate bPatFas1 chromosome 11, bPatFas1.hap1, whole genome shotgun sequence, the genomic stretch GCATGCtagggaggaagaagaaataatccTGGTTCGTCTCAACATACCTTGTTGGGCTCTCCAGGATGGTATGATGAGAACCTGGGTATATTCCGGAGTTCTTCCTCTGAAAGACGGTTCTTGCAGATCTCCTCTTCTGGGACAAACTCTACAGGCTCCTTTATAATCAAAGACTGAGGGGACTGGTGTGGCCTTGCTGCAGGAAGGCTGGGACTTCTTCCCTGTTCTGCTTGCTCTTCCTGGTCTGGAAGCGATGACGACTCAGCCACTGGCCCCTGTGGCACCAGGGAAGGGCACGAGCATGGGTCAGTCTTGGTAGGCTGGACTTCTTCAGGCCCCTTCTTGCTCAGAAGCTCTTGGTAAACACTCTCCAGATGAACCATGGGGTCCTTTTCATCTGTTACCTTCTTCTGAGTGTCATCTAATCCACAACAGAGGAACACAGTAATGTAACTACCACCAAGAACCTGAAAAACGTGCTGACTGCAGGAAGAGACAGACAGAAGAAACCACATTCTGCCGCAGCCTCCATGCATTTGCCAACCAGGCCCTGCTGGTTATTTAAAACAGGAAGAACAGTCCCAGCAGCCAGCAAGTGCTGGTGTCCCAGCTGAGAATGaacctgcagagagcagcaggtcCACCAGTGCTTTGTACAGAGCTCATTTCTTCCAGAGATGTCCTCACTGGCTTATCTGCAGCCACATTTCAGTACATTCTAGTGACTCCTTCAACACACCTTCTTCCCCCTTCATCCATGACCAAGATGTGCCACGCTGCCTCTCTACACCGCTACCTGGAATAGAAACTTTTTGCTTCCAGAGACAATATCAGATTTAGCTCCTGGGTTTAAAGAAGGTCCATGGCATGGACTGACCAATAACATCCCCTTTACTCTGTTTAATGGAAATGAGGACAGAAGTGAGAGGGGCATCTCCCAGCCTAAGAGCCTCAACCTGGCTGCCTCTTAATTTTGCTAAATACCACAACACTGACATCAAAGGAAGAAGCAGAGGCCAGAGGATGCCAGGTCAGCTGGACATTTTAGCTTGAACTGTGTTAACACTGATCAAAGTGGTGTTTTAGGAGTCAGAGTTTAGAAGTTCCTCCTCATCTTCTACTTAATGCTGTCTTACATACAAAAACCAGTCTGGGCTGGAGCTTCATGCCCACATGTTCTCCACCTAAAGCAGGCTGGAGCACTTTTTGCCATCTCTGGACAGCACTTGACTTTCCATCCAGAGAAGTCGCACTAAGCCACAGGCTCAGGGACAAGTGCTGTGATCCCATGGACAAAGTATTGGAATCAGCAACTAAGCTCCAATTCCACTTTGGCTACTGGGAGAAGCCTTTAACATGTGACTCCTACTCTTTCCTGCTCTATGCCTTTGCTTCCCTCCCACCCTTGTTACACTGCAGTTACATCAGAGAAGGGATGATCTCCAGCCCCACACGGGCACCTTGTGTCACTCGGTGCAGCTCGGTGTGGACCTCCAGACTCTCCCAAAGCATAACCCTGGCTGCTCTTCCACTTACTGAGCTGGGCTCTGCAATACATGCAGCACATCCATGAGATCCATCAGATCCACGCTCTCTGAACAGAGACGGACTTAACAAGTCTTTATACTCAACCCTTCAGAGAGCCCACTCTCTGTCTGCTCACGTAAGAGAGGAAAATATCTCCTCCCACACAGTGCCAAAACAGGGACATAAGGGCAGAGAGAAATGTGTTGGACTCCCACACACGCCAGCTCTCTGCGATGGAGCAAAGGCAAGAACAGCCTTGAGCCCACGAACCTTGGTGGTAGAGCGCCCGGAGGAAGGAGTGCCGGTCTGTTCCCTGGAAGAGGGCATTTTCAATCTCCATCTCCCGCCGGCTCAGCTGCTTGCTGCCAGCAAACCTCTGGGGCAAAGCGAGTATGCGCTGACGCTCTTCTATCTTCTCCTGGATGGCATGGAGTCGGTCCTGTGTGGCCTCTGGCGCTGCTCCCAGCCCAGAGCCCTGGAAGACAGGAACAGCTTTGCTCAGATGCAGCACATGCCTCCTTTTCAGAGACTTGGCCAGCAGTCAATCAAAGTTCACATCTTCCAGCCCTGGAGAGGGTGCAACCAGGAACCATCCCCTGCAAAGAGCAGCTCACCAAGAGGTCCTATTACTGCAAATAACCTACCTATGGCTATTCCAAACCAGCTGTGGGATCCCAAGGTGCGTCAGAATACAGAAAGGAGGAGGTTGAAGCGCTTTGAaatatttccccctttttctcctccagcCTTTAAATCCTCCTTACACAGGTACAAACAGGTGAAATTACTTGCTTGAGACCACCAAGGTAGAAGCAGGAATGTAATCAGGTCCTGCTGTGTTCCAGTTGACCAACTCTTCTCTCCATCTCTCTTTTAACaaagagcaggggtgtcaaactcattttcaccaggggccacatcagcctcacagttgccttcaaagagccaaatgtaatcttaggactgtataaatggaactactcctacatttatacagccctaaaattacattcggtcttttaaaggcaaccacgaggctctTGTGGCcgccggtgaaaatgagtttgacagttcTGGCATAGACCATCCcaccaaagaaaacagaagaaatgtggGATCATGCTGGCCTAAAGGCAAGAGATATATGGAGTGGCCATTCAATACCAGAGGGCTTACAAAGGACTAGAATTTTCTACCAGCCTGCCACAGGCCATGGGGTTAGAGGGACCTGACCACATTCACATCAGAGCAGAGCCTGCCTACCTTCTCTGCTGAAGCCTGATTCTTCCAGAGCACAATCTCCGAATCGgagagccccagctcccgcagAGAGGCAGTTTCTTTGTTGCTCTCCTGCAGAGCCTGGAACTGTGACAAGGTCAAAGCCCCCGCAGCCTCTTCCCCAAAAGGCTTGTAAAAAGCTGCAGGGGCGAAGCATCTTCGCTTTGACTTGCACCTGTAAGCCAAACAGAAATAACTTAGCGCTGAGAAACCGGGGGAATAGGAAGCAGTTGGCCTCTCCCCGTGACCATGCTTGGtcctgctgcacctgggcagAGATTCTGTGTTTCCAACACACTATTGATCCACACTCTCCCAACCATTTTGGAAGCCCAGGATATGACTCATGGCAGCACGCTGCCCAAATGCGGGCAAGCAGCACCTTGTGACACTGTAACACCAAACACCCCGCAGGTGCAAACACAGGCCAGCTTAGTGAGGATGAGATATCCAGCCTGGAAACTCACCCCTGCATCTGCCCCAGGCAAATCAGTTATTTCCACCTCAAGAGTGAAAATAAGTTACCGACCGCATTTGCTCCAGGAGATAAGGAGTGCTTATCTCCCGCTGGGATGTCTGGGAAGGAGACCCAGCAAAGCGAGAAGGGTTTGCACAGCTGTTTTGGTAGACAACACCAAACGTCTCCCTGGGGAGGAAGCCCCAATGAGGCAACATTGCTGCTGCCCCTAAAACAGGAAGAGTCACCAGCCCCCTCGGCAGCCCCACCGGGGCCAGATGAGGACTTACTGCTCAATGGAGACAGTGGTATCAAGCTGGTGGTGAAGGAGGCTCTTCAGCTGCCTCTCTCCTTCTGTCTCCAAGTCTTCCAGGAGGAGCTCATCACTGGACAGGCTGCTGTTCACCCTGGGGCACACAGGCACAGCACGGTCAGTAAGGATGAGGGAAAACACTGCTCCAAATGCACCACTGCTACAGCCTGGCTGCCCCCTTGACTCTTTCTGTGGGACTTAAAGGGGACGTGGGTTagcgccagagttaggttatggttggattccatgatcttgagggtctctacaaccgaaatgattctatgattctaaagcaCACAAGGAACCAAAACTACTTGACCAAACTCCTGCTAATGCTAACTAGAAAAGATTTGGGGTTACCTGGAGAACACTAAAATTACCCCAGggagttaaaacaaaacaaaacacctcacaTGCGATCTTATTTTTATTACTGGAAAGCTGTTTTGTATCAGCATCCAGACAGTCATCGCTAGTTTCAAATGACTTCAGAAAGAGAAAACCGTGGGGGAGAAGAGAAACAGTCAATTCCAGCAGCGCCCCGGGAAAAGGTCCCTTTATCCTTCCTGGGGCCACCCGCTCCCACGCAGACGGACAGGCGGACACCCTGCAGACCCCTGGCCCCTCTTTTGGAGAGGGCGCTCCCGCACCCCGGgcctcccccggccccgctcggccTCCCCAGGGCTGGCGGTGAGGCCGCTCTGTGCCGACCCCGCAGCGGGGAGGGCTCCCCCGGAGGGGACGCCGGCACCAGCTCTGCAGCGGCTGTTCCGCAGCCAGCGCAGCCCGGCCCGGGGCCGCTCCAGCCCCGCTCACCTCCGCATGGCCGCGGCCCCACCGGCTCCGCCGCCACCGCCACCACCGCCCCGCGCCGCAGGGGCCGCCGGGACTTGGAGTCCGGAAGGGCCGAGCGGGGCCTGCGCGGCTGCGGAGCCGCGGGGTCGCCTCAGGGCGGTGACCGGCCCGGTGCGAGCCGCGGGGGTGCGCTCGGTTACTGCGGCGGGGAAGGGGCTCCGCTCCCCGCTGGGAACAAACAGGGAGGGTCTGGAAGCCCCACAAGGGTTTCCCGCTCTGCTTTAGAGATGATAAAACGCACACACGTGAGGGAGTAATTCTCAGAATCACAATGTGAGGGGTCGGAAGGGCCATGGAAAGCTcattcagtgcaatccccccatggagcaggaacacccagctgaggttccacaggaaggtgtccaggcgggtttgaatgtctgcagagaaggagactccacagcctccctgggcagcctgggccaggctctgacaccctcaccacgaacaagtttcttctcatatttaagtggaacctcctgtgttccagtttgcacccattgccccttgtcctatcactggttgtcaccaagaagagcctggctccatcctcctgacactcaccctttatacatttgtaaacattaacaagTTGTGACTCACATTCAAGTCAGTGATTTACACTTGTGACTCCCTTTTTTCCACAGGGCAACAGGTAAGACAAGGCAGATGGGGGGTAAATGCAAAGCTGACATTATTTGAACCCTGACAACATATTGAGGAGCAACAGCACAAAGTGGGAGGAGAATCAAGCATTGAGGCAGTTTTACTAAATACATCATCACTCACTTCCCTCTACTCATAAAGATACATTAGAATCTGTGGACAGACCCCTGCCCTAAGCCAAGCTTAAAGGGCAAAGGAGAACCAATGGTGAGGGCAGTTCTGCTAAATACATGATCATGCACAGCCCTCTACTCATAGATACATTTTAATGTGCATTATAATAATATGTGATCAAAAAGAATCCATTTGACTCTTTCTCTTAAAAAGCCTTCCCAGCAGACTTGTTGACCACCTTTCTTCCCCCCACACCCTTCCAGCCAAACAAGCTGCACTACACCAAACCCCCACACAAGTGCCATTGTTCTACAGGCACATCTaatcagttttaattgcagagaaatTCTGCTTACAGGTACAGCACTAAAGCAGTTTATTGCCAAATATACAGAAAACAAGGCTCACTTTCAGCAGTGGAAGCACAGACCTCATTTAAACACAAAATCCAGCCAGCCAATACAAGGAATTTGAgtctctccagctgctgcagctccttctgGGGTCAGCTCTTCATGGAACCAGCGCTGTAAGGACCTCAATAAAAGCTCAGCAAGTCCCACTAAACAAATGCTGCCTTCCTGGGATTTAAGCAGAATCTATCCAGGCTGCATGCAGTTACACAGCACAAACAGCACAGACTCTCAGCACAAACCCCATGCAGTCTCCTCGCACCAGACTCGGGGAAACACAGTCAGACACTGCAAAGACGGGCTTGGGAACAAACaactgattttattaaaaaaaagaaaaaaacaaataaaggaacAGACACATGATTTGAGACATAGGTCCCCAAAAACCTCTTTTCTGTGCAGATTTTAGTTTAATCCTTCAAACTTGGACTCATTCAATCAAACGTGATTCGAAAACTGCGCTCTTGCTCCTTGCGGCGGCTTTCACAAACCTTTGTCACCTCTTCTACCTTTCTCTGCAACATGGCTGTGGAAGAAATAAGGGATTAATCTTAGAGTCACCCTAAACCACGATCCTCCACACATCAGCCTGCAGAAAAACACTTTGACAGTCCCTCAGATTTGACAGTGcacaaaggaggaggaaatcCCAACACAAAGAACTGCAAACCCTCCAAGGCAAAGAAGATCATCTGAAAAGTATCCCGAGGCATTTGGGGACCGGCAGGCAGAATCGGAGGATGCTGGGACACATGATACTTTTTGCCACGCCAGCGTGTTGGACTTTCAGGGCACTGCatcagacagcagagcaaacctgcCCTGAACAccaacagcaaagctgctctGCAGCCTGACAAAAAGCAATTGTTGTTTAAAACAGTTTCCCCAATCACCTCCTGCTCTCTACCTTTGAGTTACACTAATTACAGGTGAACCACACAATCTGAAGTACGTGCACATTTTCTCGCAGGGTATCACACCGCCGTAACACGCTTTTAACTGTAAACACAGAAAGGACACTGCCATCACGCAGGGGAGCTCAGAGCACTTGCAGCCACAACACAGCTCATCTCTTATTTGCAGGTCACAGGTCTGGAAATACAAAAGCCACTGACTGATCACCACTTCAGATGCAGCTGGCATCGCAAGATAGAAAAACTCTTGGCACAAGCTGAAGCAATTTCTAATTTCATTCCAGGAATGCTCATCAGACGCTATTCAACAACGCTACAACATTATGTCAGCCTCTGGCTTGGAGACAGATATTCCAGGTGAGGTTTCATTTTGCGCAGCCTGCCAAACCCAGAATGTTCCAGTAACATAGTAAGCGACACGTTTCTCTCTGTCACTTTTCAAATATGCCAAAATGACATAAAAGCAGCAGTCTGCCTCATCATCTCCCAGATCTTGCCCAACTCAGATTGCAGCTGTACTTGTGAGAGAAGATTCAGGGTCTCTCAGGAAGAGGCAGGAGGTCACAACAAGGCTTTGTCCAAACACCTTTCACTGTGGCAGCAGCACCACCCTGCGTCCATGCCCAGCAAAGCCACTGAATTTGCCAGTAGAGGTTAACGCTAATAAGAATAAACTGCCAGAGTTGCACAAAACTGTTCAACAGGTCAGGCAAGTTAATAATAGCCACTGTGTATGGGTTCACCTAGAAAAGGTCACTGGCTGTGGGGAAACAGTCCTGGAGGTGTTCCACAGGAACCAAAATGGGTAACGTCACCTGCAGCACAGAGGTCTGAGcgctgggtttggttttgtttatttgttttttctgtgctttgtggTTTTTGATACACAAAAAGAATGTTAAGGAATGCGTCCTTCCCAGACCTACCAATTTACTAGTGGCAAGAGCTAAGAGAAAACTGTATTGTGTTTCCACCATACTGCTTAAGGGCACCCAATAAACAAATTCTCCTTGCTACCAAGCTTTCCCTACTGAGCGCCATCTTCAGCTCTGCATTACATCTCAAGTTATTGCTACTGTGAATTTCCCATACTCCAAAGTTACCCCACCTGCAGATAAATGCATCCTGCTCTGTCTTACCTGGATTTGGCTTTCCTGTTCAGAGGGGAAGACGATAacattacacacacacaccctcacCAATTTTCCTAATGGATAGGGAAACTCCACAACACTTTACAAGCTGAAATATTTAACCTCACTTGGATAGAACAAAGCATGAGGTTTTCAAgtcctctgctttgcactgatgtATTCCAAGCAGTGCTTTTTTTGTGAAGCACGAGCAGTTGCCAAGAATTCCTTCTTAGCAGAGGCCTTGAATGCACGTCAGGAGAATTCAACCACAGAAGGGACAGTGGGAATGAAGGTGAGAAGATTCCTCAGAGGTTTTCAGGAATGCATTTATGTCCAGAAACACAGCCATAAATGCTACATGTTTTCTGCTTACATTCCCAAAAAGCTGCAACACGATTCTCACCTGAGTTCTGATCAATCCACTGCAATGAATCCATGTGCGCATTCAAGATTTTACAGATCTGCTGAAGCTGAGTGGAAAGAAATGGTGCGAGTTATTTGTTAAAGCACACAAAAACTAAGCGCAGTAAAAGAcatcctgcctgtccctgcctttgGAACAGGATGCAACCAACTTTCTCAGAGGTGCAGCTCCACTAACTTGGCAGCTGCTTTCCCAGGGAAACCTGTGCAGCAACTCTGTTGTTCCACTTCTCTTTACTGTCAAGAAAACAGACTGGCGTAAAGTACATGTCTGTGGCTTCGGCTTATTCCAGTTCAGACCTAGGAACCACCACAAGATTGAGCACCTTAGGGGCTTGAGGTGGCAGAagtaaaaaggaacagaaaaaaaaaactgagtctgaaacactgacaggaaatttttactgaaaaaaaacttctcagtaaaGCCACCAGGAGCATCAAGATCAATTTAATGCACATGAGAAAGTGCTGGTAGTTCAGATCTTGGTTTCATGAGGATACAAAAGTAGCGTAAGCATAAAGAATCAACAGTTATAGAGGGTGTTCTGAACAAAATCTAGATTTGCCACAAGATACATACAAGCAGTGGGGCACTTGGCTGGATCAGTGTTCAGAAATGCCTCCGAAACAAGGTAAAAATTAGACCACGAGCAAATAACAACAGTTCATACCAGAATGAGACACTCTGGAAACTATTAACAGAACTGCAGAGTAAGGAGGTGAGTCAGGCTAACACATGCTGTGGTAGAATGCAAGTTTTACCACAAGAGAAACAACCCAAGGATGAAACAAAATACCCTTCCAAGGATGAAACCACAAGCAGCACAGCATCCATGAGGGGAGAAACGAAGAGTGAAAACTGTTTAAGTATCTTTTGCCGCTTTACCcacgtatttaaaaaaaaaagaaaaagcttggaTTTACCGGGTCACTGGTGTCTGCCGGGCCTCCTGATGTATTCAAGTGCTCAATTATGTCCTTCAGATCTTGTGCCATATGTTTCAACTGAGCATCTATGTTTTCAGCCAGTTTATAGCTGCAAAATGAATGGGACTCAAGGTCAGAATATTTAAGTGAACTTCAGAAGATCTGCTCCCAGTCACACCAACCCTGGACAATCACAACCAGCTTCTGCACCTTTCCACTGATGCTGGCAGACACATGGGGACAGCACCATAAGAGACACTGTGTCACGCACGTGAAGTAACTGCTGACCTCTTCCTCTcctgacagacacacagagacacacaggcaaCACTGTGGAGACTTTCTGGAAGGTTTGGTCAGGACTGAAGGAACCAACTCATCCAGATTCTTCAACGTTTATCTCTCTCAAACCCAACATTTGTTTCATTACCCTGCTAGGATTTAAGACTTAAGACTTGCAAGGGTGCTTGAGCCACACACAGTGCTTGCTGCTCTCAGCACTTCTAGCACTAAAGAATCACTGATTTTCAGAGACTATGCAAAATTAGTAACCTTTTCCCACACAGCTCATCAGACCAGCATCCAAAGAGCTTTACATGCTGATTCAAGGGCTTCCAGTCCCCATGACCCTGTTTCTAACATGCAAA encodes the following:
- the RBM41 gene encoding RNA-binding protein 41, which gives rise to MRRVNSSLSSDELLLEDLETEGERQLKSLLHHQLDTTVSIEQCKSKRRCFAPAAFYKPFGEEAAGALTLSQFQALQESNKETASLRELGLSDSEIVLWKNQASAEKGSGLGAAPEATQDRLHAIQEKIEERQRILALPQRFAGSKQLSRREMEIENALFQGTDRHSFLRALYHQDDTQKKVTDEKDPMVHLESVYQELLSKKGPEEVQPTKTDPCSCPSLVPQGPVAESSSLPDQEEQAEQGRSPSLPAARPHQSPQSLIIKEPVEFVPEEEICKNRLSEEELRNIPRFSSYHPGEPNKVLYLKNLGPRGTVKDLVSLFARFQKEDSPPIQFRLLSGRMRGQAFITFPDVQSAQDAMLLVNGYNLQGKPLVIEFGKSKRQLPETDCAVPCSSAGENPLTK